A stretch of the Solanum dulcamara chromosome 6, daSolDulc1.2, whole genome shotgun sequence genome encodes the following:
- the LOC129893279 gene encoding 60S acidic ribosomal protein P2-like, translating into MKVIAAYLLAQLGGNSTPSANDLKKILNSVGADIDDVKIELLLSQVEGKDINELIAAAKQRLASTTTTTSSMSFGCVGGCTNNNANVDGQVEEKKEEKKVEKVEESDEEDFNFSLFD; encoded by the coding sequence ATGAAGGTGATAGCAGCTTATTTGTTGGCTCAATTGGGTGGAAACTCTACCCCATCAGCCAATGATTTAAAGAAAATCTTGAATTCTGTTGGTGCTGACATTGATGATGTGAAAATTGAACTATTATTGTCACAAGTAGAAGGCAAAGATAttaatgagttaattgctgctGCCAAACAAAGATTGGcttctactactactactacttctTCTATGTCTTTTGGATGTGTTGGTGGTTGTACAAATAATAATGCTAATGTTGATGGACAAgttgaagagaagaaagaggaaaagaaagttGAGAAGGTGGAAGAGTCTGATGaagaagattttaattttagtcTCTTTGATTAG
- the LOC129891415 gene encoding 12-oxophytodienoate reductase 3, whose translation MAAQDRNNPLFSPYKMGKFNLSHRIVLAPMTRCRALNNIPLAALGEYYEQRATAGGFLITEGTMISPTSAGFPHVPGIFTKEQVEAWKKIVDVVHAKGSVIFCQLWHVGRASHEVYQPDGAAPISSTDKPISKRWRILMPDGTHGIYPKPRAIGTYEISQVVEDYHRAALNAIEAGFDGIEIHGAHGYLIDQFLKDGINDRTDEYGGSLANRCKFITQVVQAVVTAIGADRVGVRVSPAIDHLDAMDSNPLSLGLAVVERLNKIQLHSGSKLAYLHVTQPRYVAYGQTEAGRLGSEEEEARLMRTLRNSYQGTFICSGGYTRELGIEAVAQGDTDLVSYGRLFISNPDLVTRFKLNAPLNKYNRKTFYTQDPIVGYTDYLFLQGNGSNAPLSRL comes from the exons ATGGCAGCTCAAGATCGAAACAATCCCCTCTTCTCTCCTTACAAGATGGGCAAATTCAATCTCTCACACAG GATAGTATTGGCTCCGATGACAAGGTGCAGAGCACTGAATAATATTCCTCTGGCGGCGTTAGGGGAGTATTACGAGCAGAGAGCGACGGCCGGTGGATTTCTGATCACTGAAGGAACTATGATATCTCCGACTTCAGCTGG GTTTCCACACGTGCCAGGGATTTTCACAAAGGAGCAAGTAGAGGCATGGAAGAAAATTGTTGATGTAGTGCATGCAAAGGGTTCTGTCATATTTTGTCAGCTGTGGCATGTTGGTCGTGCATCTCATGAAG TGTATCAACCTGATGGAGCTGCACCAATCTCATCTACTGATAAGCCTATATCAAAGAGGTGGAGAATACTAATGCCTGATGGAACTCATGGGATTTATCCAAAACCAAGAGCAATAGGAACCTATGAGATCTCACAAGTGGTTGAAGATTATCACAGGGCGGCCTTAAATGCTATTGAAGCAG GTTTCGATGGTATTGAAATCCATGGAGCTCACGGGTACTTGATCGACCAATTCTTGAAAGATGGGATCAATGACCGGACAGATGAGTATGGTGGATCACTTGCCAACCGGTGCAAATTCATAACACAGGTGGTTCAAGCAGTCGTCACAGCAATAGGAGCTGATCGTGTAGGTGTGAGAGTTTCACCAGCAATAGATCATCTTGATGCCATGGACTCTAATCCACTCAGCCTAGGCTTAGCAGTTGTTGAAAGACTAAACAAAATCCAACTCCATTCTGGTTCCAAGCTTGCCTATCTTCATGTAACACAGCCACGATATGTAGCATATGGGCAAACTGAAGCAGGAAGACTTGGAAGTGAAGAGGAGGAGGCGCGTTTAATGAGGACTTTGAGAAATTCGTATCAGGGGACGTTCATTTGCAGTGGTGGATACACTAGGGAGCTAGGAATCGAGGCTGTGGCACAAGGTGATACTGATCTCGTGTCATATGGTCGTCTTTTCATCTCTAATCCTGATTTGGTTACGAGATTCAAGCTAAACGCACCtctaaataagtataataggaagACATTCTATACTCAAGATCCAATTGTGGGATACACAGATTACCTTTTCCTTCAAGGAAATGGAAGCAACGCACCTTTATCGCGTCTGTGA
- the LOC129891414 gene encoding uncharacterized protein LOC129891414, translated as MDTMSSGPSMVVGSNKDVPSSMTPTAVEDDGAMSVNSGLAKEAALLFQSGNYADCVRVLYQLLQKKEGDPKVLHNIAIAVNFQDGCSNPKKLIDELNNAKKRSEELACAAGDQADPASNSGAKAVTGISGNNSAPRQLSAQHSSKFVYADEFDPSVTTYNLAVSWFHLHEHAKAFSILERLFQNIEPIDEEIAKRICLLLLDVALLTRNAARSTDVISYVEKVFCSNSLLSQVDNGNSALPTASAVLKSTSFPSNSTIPDAANPDSPSAGITSEGSLSRTLSDEGLEDDALHLISSMEIGGQNLPRQSGLKSSNDPTRNQTDEFISTADMRIKLHLCKVQFLLLTRNLKAAKREVKMAMNTARGKDHSMALYLKSQLEYTRGNHRKAIKLLMASSNRAETGISSLYYNNLGCIYYRLGKHHTSSVFFAKALSNSSSLRKERPLKLSTISQDKSLLITYNCGVQYLACGKPLLAASCFYKTSQVFYNRPLLWLRVAECCLMALEQGLLKSSGVAASDRSDVKVHVVGQGKWRQLVMEDGISRNGQESLSGKEDLATKDRQPKLSVPLARQCLLNALHLLNCSESKGNKSIQSHASGLEESETREAVPSKNGSTADPKALNMTASGQVNANGEVKEQKGASSQNASFLSSLSEYEATCRKENLMIEQAALADLAFVELELGNPLKALAVARSLLKVQECSRIYIFLGNVYAAEALCLLNRAKEAAEHLSTYISSGKGVDLPFSEEDSEMWRQEKTLDSEDTNVGSAAVNSFPSEESQAFVFVKPEEARGILFANLAAMSAVQGDIEQAQTYVVHALSTKPQRPEAILTAVYVDLLRGKAQEGLTKLKQCNRIRFLPGSPTLSGSS; from the exons ATGGATACGATGTCGTCTGGACCGTCAATGGTAGTAGGGAGTAACAAGGATGTTCCTTCTTCGATGACGCCGACGGCGGTGGAGGATGACGGCGCGATGTCTGTTAACTCTGGACTAGCAAAGGAGGCAGCTTTGCTTTTTCAGTCGGGGAATTATGCTGATTGTGTTAGAGTTTTGTATCAACTGTTGCAGAAAAAAGAAGGCGATCCAAAG GTTCTACATAACATTGCAATTGCTGTGAACTTTCAAGATGGTTGCTCCAATCCTAAGAAGCTGATTGATGAACTTAATAATGCTAAG AAAAGAAGCGAAGAGCTTGCTTGTGCTGCTGGCGACCAGGCAGATCCTGCTAGCAATAGTGGAGCCAAAGCGGTGACAGGAATTAGTGGAAATAACAGTGCACCACGGCAGCTATCCGCTCAACATAGTTCCAAATTTGTTTATGCTGATGAGTTTGACCCTTCAGTGACCACATACAATCTA GCAGTTTCCTGGTTTCATTTGCATGAACATGCAAAAGCATTTTCAATTTTGGAACGATTGTTTCAGAACATTGAACCAATAGATGAG GAAATAGCCAAACGCATTTGCCTCTTACTACTGGATGTTGCATTACTTACTCGAAATGCAGCAAGATCAACT GATGTGATCAGCTATGTGGAAAAGGTCTTTTGTAGCAATAGTTTATTGAGTCAAGTTGACAATGGAAACTCCGCACTGCCAACAGCTTCAGCCGTTTTGAAATCGACTTCATTTCCCAGCAATTCAACTATTCCTGATGCAGCTAATCCAGATTCACCTTCTGCTGGGATAACCTCCGAAGGCTCCTTGTCTAGGACATTGTCAGACGAGGGACTTGAAGATGATGCTCTGCATTTGATATCATCCATGGAGATTGGTGGGCAGAACCTACCACGACAGTCTGGATTGAAATCTTCAAATGATCCAACAAGGAACCAGACTGATGAATTTATCTCTACTGCTGATATGAGGATTAAACTGCACCTTTGCAAGGTCCAATTTCTTCTTCTCACCAGGAATCTCAAGGCAGCTAAGCGTGAAGTTAAGATGGCTATGAACACAGCACGGGGGAAAGATCATTCTATGGCTCTCTATTTGAAGTCCCAGCTTGAATATACTCGTGGGAATCACCGAAAAGCAATCAAGCTCTTGATGGCATCAAGTAATCGGGCAGAAACGGGAATTTCTAGCTTATACTACAACAACCTGGGTTGCATATATTATCGACTTGGCAAGCATCATACTTCTTCTGTATTCTTTGCCAAGGCTCTGAGTAATAGTTCATCTCTCCGGAAAGAGCGACCTTTAAAGCTCTCAACCATCTCACAGGATAAGTCTCTTCTCATAACATATAACTGTGGTGTGCAGTACCTGGCTTGTGGGAAACCATTGCTGGCTGCAAGCTGTTTCTACAAGACTAGTCAGGTTTTCTACAATAGACCTCTTTTATGGTTACGAGTTGCAGAATGTTGTCTAATGGCCCTTGAGCAGGGACTGCTCAAGTCCAGTGGTGTTGCTGCTTCTGACAGGTCTGATGTTAAAGTTCATGTTGTTGGACAAGGGAAATGGAGGCAACTTGTTATGGAAGATGGGATATCAAGAAATGGACAAGAAAGTTTATCAGGAAAGGAAGATTTGGCGACCAAGGATAGACAGCCTAAGTTATCGGTACCACTTGCTCGTCAGTGTCTTCTGAATGCTTTGCATTTGTTGAACTGTTCTGAATCAAAAGGTAACAAGTCCATACAGTCTCATGCTTCTGGTCTGGAAGAAAGTGAAACAAGAGAAGCAGTACCATCCAAGAATGGATCAACTGCTGACCCTAAGGCGCTGAACATGACAGCATCTGGTCAGGTTAATGCAAATGGGGAGGTGAAAGAGCAAAAGGGTGCAAGCAGTCAAAATGCCTCCTTCTTGAGTTCTCTCAGTGAGTATGAAGCCACTTGTAGAAAAGAGAATCTGATGATTGAGCAAGCTGCATTGGCTGATTTGGCTTTTGTAGAGCTGGAATTGGGAAATCCACTGAAGGCTCTTGCAGTTGCAAGATCTCTCTTGAAAGTCCAAGAATGTTCGAGAATATACATCTTTCTTGGCAATGTGTATGCTGCTGAAGCTCTATGCTTGCTGAACCGGGCAAAGGAAGCTGCAGAGCATTTGTCAACCTATATCTCCAGTGGCAAGGGTGTTGATCTGCCATTTAGTGAAGAGGACTCTGAAATGTGGAGACAGGAGAAAACATTGGATTCGGAAGATACTAATGTTGGATCAGCGGCTGTGAATTCCTTTCCATCAGAGGAATCTCAAGCATTTGTGTTTGTTAAGCCAGAAGAGGCCCGCGGAATTCTCTTTGCAAACTTAGCTGCCATGTCTGCTGTGCAAGGAGACATCGAACAGGCCCAAACTTATGTGGTACATGCACTTTCGACAAAACCTCAACGTCCTGAAGCTATTCTTACTGCGGTATACGTGGATCTTCTGCGTGGGAAGGCACAAGAAGGTCTCACAAAGTTGAAACAGTGTAATCGTATTAGGTTCCTACCAGGCAGTCCGACCTTAAGTGGTTCGTCGTGa